In the genome of Pelodiscus sinensis isolate JC-2024 chromosome 15, ASM4963464v1, whole genome shotgun sequence, one region contains:
- the RNF34 gene encoding E3 ubiquitin-protein ligase RNF34 isoform X1 — MKAGATSMWASCCGLLNEVMGTGAVRGQQPGFMGGPGPFRFASNTDFSAYPSSGANVVCKACGLSFSVFRKKHVCCDCKKDFCSVCSVLYENIRRCSTCHLLQETAFQRPQLMRLKVKDLRQYLILRNISTDTCREKEDLVDLVLSNHGLGSEDTDSSSLHSSRSQTSSFSTHPFSLSVSSSREITNRRGSTGNGTPLQGQSGMPSANNEDEENAEEMTPGVSRKRARASLSDISRLEDVEGLSVRQLKEILAHNFVNYSGCCEKWELVEKVSRLYTENEENYKTSGEKMQLNENDDNLCRICMDAAIDCVLLECGHMVTCTKCGKRMSECPICRQYVVRAVHVFKS; from the exons ATGAAG GCGGGAGCCACATCTATgtgggcttcctgctgtgggttGCTGAATGAAGTCATGGGTACCGGAGCTGTCCGTGGGCAACAGCCAGGATTTATGGGTGGTCCTGGCCCATTCAGATTTGCATCAAATACAGATTTCTCAGCATATCCATCTTCAGGAGCCAATGTAGTTTGCAAAGCATGTGGactttcattttcagtttttagGAAAAAG CATGTATGTTGCGACTGCAAGAAGGATTTTTGCTCAGTTTGTTCAGTTTTGTATGAAAATATCAGAAGATGTTCTACTTGTCACTTGTTACAAGAGACAGCATTTCAGCGGCCTCAGTTGATGCGATTGAAAGTCAAGGATCTGCGTCAGTATCTGATTCTTAGAAACATATCAACAGATACTTGTCGAGAAAAAGAAGACTTGGTGGATCTTGTTCTCTCCAATCATGGATTAGGTTCTGAGGACACAGACAGTAGTAGCTTGCATTCTTCAAGGTCACAGACTTCTAGTTTTTCTACACATCCATTTTCTCTGTCTGTATCATCCTCTCGAGAAATTACCAATAGAAGAGGAAGCACAGGAAATGGAACCCCTTTACAG GGTCAAAGTGGAATGCCTTCTGCAAATAATGAAGATGAAGAAAACGCAGAAGAGATG ACCCCTGGGGTGTCCCGAAAACGAGCACGGGCATCACTGTCTGATATTTCAAGATTGGAAGATGTTGAAGGGTTGAGTGTCCGACAGCTGAAGGAAATACTTGCACATAATTTTGTCAACTATTCAGGATGCTGTGAAAAATGGGAACTTGTGGAGAAAGTAAGCAGGCTGTACACAGAGAATGAGGAAAATTATAAGACAT CGGGAGAGAAGATGCAACTGAACGAGAACGATGATAATCTGTGTAGGATCTGCATGGATGCAGCAATTGATTGTGTTCTCCTGGAATGTGGTCACATGGTTACTTGCACAAAGTGTGGCAAAAGAATGAGTGAGTGTCCCATTTGTAGACAGTATGTTGTACGAGCAGTGCATGTATTTAAGTCTTAA
- the RNF34 gene encoding E3 ubiquitin-protein ligase RNF34 isoform X2, giving the protein MWASCCGLLNEVMGTGAVRGQQPGFMGGPGPFRFASNTDFSAYPSSGANVVCKACGLSFSVFRKKHVCCDCKKDFCSVCSVLYENIRRCSTCHLLQETAFQRPQLMRLKVKDLRQYLILRNISTDTCREKEDLVDLVLSNHGLGSEDTDSSSLHSSRSQTSSFSTHPFSLSVSSSREITNRRGSTGNGTPLQGQSGMPSANNEDEENAEEMTPGVSRKRARASLSDISRLEDVEGLSVRQLKEILAHNFVNYSGCCEKWELVEKVSRLYTENEENYKTSGEKMQLNENDDNLCRICMDAAIDCVLLECGHMVTCTKCGKRMSECPICRQYVVRAVHVFKS; this is encoded by the exons ATgtgggcttcctgctgtgggttGCTGAATGAAGTCATGGGTACCGGAGCTGTCCGTGGGCAACAGCCAGGATTTATGGGTGGTCCTGGCCCATTCAGATTTGCATCAAATACAGATTTCTCAGCATATCCATCTTCAGGAGCCAATGTAGTTTGCAAAGCATGTGGactttcattttcagtttttagGAAAAAG CATGTATGTTGCGACTGCAAGAAGGATTTTTGCTCAGTTTGTTCAGTTTTGTATGAAAATATCAGAAGATGTTCTACTTGTCACTTGTTACAAGAGACAGCATTTCAGCGGCCTCAGTTGATGCGATTGAAAGTCAAGGATCTGCGTCAGTATCTGATTCTTAGAAACATATCAACAGATACTTGTCGAGAAAAAGAAGACTTGGTGGATCTTGTTCTCTCCAATCATGGATTAGGTTCTGAGGACACAGACAGTAGTAGCTTGCATTCTTCAAGGTCACAGACTTCTAGTTTTTCTACACATCCATTTTCTCTGTCTGTATCATCCTCTCGAGAAATTACCAATAGAAGAGGAAGCACAGGAAATGGAACCCCTTTACAG GGTCAAAGTGGAATGCCTTCTGCAAATAATGAAGATGAAGAAAACGCAGAAGAGATG ACCCCTGGGGTGTCCCGAAAACGAGCACGGGCATCACTGTCTGATATTTCAAGATTGGAAGATGTTGAAGGGTTGAGTGTCCGACAGCTGAAGGAAATACTTGCACATAATTTTGTCAACTATTCAGGATGCTGTGAAAAATGGGAACTTGTGGAGAAAGTAAGCAGGCTGTACACAGAGAATGAGGAAAATTATAAGACAT CGGGAGAGAAGATGCAACTGAACGAGAACGATGATAATCTGTGTAGGATCTGCATGGATGCAGCAATTGATTGTGTTCTCCTGGAATGTGGTCACATGGTTACTTGCACAAAGTGTGGCAAAAGAATGAGTGAGTGTCCCATTTGTAGACAGTATGTTGTACGAGCAGTGCATGTATTTAAGTCTTAA